DNA sequence from the Oceanibaculum indicum P24 genome:
TCCGGTGGTCGTGGTCGATATCGACATTGCCGGGCTGGCTGATCTTGCGGGCGACCCGGATGTCGAACTGCTGCGGCACGACCTTGAGGATGGCGGGCCCTGGCTGTTTGCGGATCGGCGCTTCGCCGGTGTGATCGTCACCAACTATCTATGGCGGCCGATCCTGGCGGATATTGTGGCCTCGGTGGCGCCGGGCGGGGCCCTGCTCTACGAGACCTTCGCCGCCGGCAACGAACGCTTCGGCAAGCCCAGCAACCCGGATTTCCTGTTGCAGCCCGGCGAATTGCTGGACGCCGTGCGCGGCGCGTTCAGAATCGTCGCCTACGAGGATATCGAACTGTCGGAACCGAGGCCGGCCATGGTGCAGCGGATCGCCGCCCTTCGGTCCTGATGGGGCGCTACTGATCCGTCAGCGCATGATGCCCGCACCGGCCAGGAAGTCGGTGAAGGCGAACAGCAGCCAGATGATGGTGATGCCGGCACCCAGAATGACGAGCAGCCAGATCACCGAGCGCAGGAAGACCGACACCTCCGCCTTCGCGCCGGCCTTGTGCTTGTGATGCTTGAAATCGACATTGGCCTTCGTGTCGGCAGCGGCGGGTGCCGCCTTTGGCGTCTCCTTTACCAGCGTGCGCTTCTCGGTGGCCGGTTTGCTGGTGTCGTAGATGACGATCTCGCGGCCCTGATTGGCGTCGGCGTCATAATCATCCTTGATGACCTTCACGCCCTCGAAACGTTTTTCGGCATAAAGCTGCTTGGCCGTATCGACCGCCTTATCCCTGTCGGAATAGGTCGAATCGATCATCCAGTTTCCGCCTTTCAGCGTGTGAACCTCATAGAGAATCGGCATCAGGCGTCCCGTTTAAGGATTGCTGGTGGCTGGCCGGCGGGGCTTTTGGCCCCCCGGTGCCGTCAATACCTCGCATTGTCTTTATTTGCGCAGTTCAATCAAGCATCTTGCAGCAAGATGACAGGGTAGCCGGTTATTGCCAGAAGGGTGGCAATACCCACATGCTGAAGAAGCCATTCCGTCAAACGCCATTGCGAGGTTCCCTGTGTCTGCTGCGAATCCGGTTCCGGAAACAATCTCGTCCGGGGATGCACCCCAGGCTGGTGGTCCAGCACCTGGCTTGCTTGACCGCGCGCTGACGAACCTGAAATCGGCCTGGCGCGAGATTGCCGGCGGCAAGGAACAGGAGCCGCACGCGCTGGACGATGGTGCTGTGCAGAAGCTGCGCGCCCGCATCGCCGAATGTATCGAGGCGCGTGGTGGTGAGGTTTCGGCCCGGGCCCGTGCGGCGGGTATCGGTCAGCTCTATCTTGGGTTGAACCGGGAAGGGCGCGAACGCTTCCTGACTGTGCTGGCCGGGGAGTTCGATGTCGAGGATGCGGCGCTGGATGCGGCGCTTGCCGCCTGTCGGGAAGCACCGGACCGGGCGGCGCGGCTGGCAGCGGAGGAAAGGCTGCGCAGCGTGCTGGTGGCGCCGCGCGTGAAGCTGCTGACCCAGTTCAACGCCTTGCCGCAGGGGGTGAAATTCCTGGTCGATATGCGCGCCGACCTGCTGCGCATGGATCTGAAGCAGCCGCACCTGGCCAGCCTCGACCGCGACATGAAGGATCTGCTGACTGCCTGGTTCGATGTCG
Encoded proteins:
- a CDS encoding class I SAM-dependent methyltransferase, whose amino-acid sequence is MHGDPRPSDWIVRHAGLVPEGGTVLDVAAGGGRHTRLFRRLGHPVVVVDIDIAGLADLAGDPDVELLRHDLEDGGPWLFADRRFAGVIVTNYLWRPILADIVASVAPGGALLYETFAAGNERFGKPSNPDFLLQPGELLDAVRGAFRIVAYEDIELSEPRPAMVQRIAALRS